From Jiangella mangrovi:
GTCCTTCCGCGACGGCGTCGACTACGCACTGGAGCACGGGGCCGACATCGTCGTGAACACCGACGGCGACAACCAGTACCCGCAGGAGCGCATCCCCGACCTGGTCTGGCCGGTCATCGCCGGCCAGGCGGACGTGGTGATCGCCGACCGGCAGACCAGCACCATCGCGCACTTCTCACCGTTCAAGAAGGCGATGCAGCGGTTCGGGTCGCGGGTGGTGAACTACGCCGCGGGCACGGATCTACCCGACGCCGCGAGCGGGTTCCGCGCCTACTCGCGCGCCGCCCTGCTGCGGCTCAACGTCGTCACCCAGTTCAGCTACTGCATGGAAACGATCATCCAAGCCGGCAACAAGCGCCTGGCCATCACGTCGCTGCAGATCGTGACGAACGAGAAGACCCGCGAGTCGCGGCTGTTCAAGAACCACTGGCAGCACATGTACCTGTCCGGCCGGGCCATCGCCCGGTCGTACCTCATGTACCGGCCGAACGTCATTCTCGGCTGGATCGGCGTGCCCATGCTGGTCGCCGGCCTGGTGCCGTTCGTGCGGTTCCTCGCCTACTGGTTCATGGGTGACGGCGACGGCCACATCCAGTCGCTGGTCTTCGGCAGCGCGATGCTCGTGGGGGCGCTGCTGTGCTTCGCGCTCCTCGTCATCGTCGATCTGCAGCGCACCAACCGCATCCTGCTCGAGGAGACCCTCGAGCGGATCAAGACCCTCCAGTACGGCGCCGGCCGGCGCGACACCCGGCGCGACCCGCTGCCGTCCGGCGGGGCGGCCGACCTCCTGCGCGAGGCCGAGGACCTCGCCGCCAGCGAGACAGCCGTCGCGTCGTGAGGGTCGTGGCGTTCGGGACCTACGACGCCACGGCGCACCCGCGGGTGCAGGTCCTGATCGACGGGCTGCGCGAGCGCGGCATCGAGGTCCGCGAGCTCGCCGAGCCGCTCGGCCTCGACACCGCGCGGCGGGTCGAGATCCTC
This genomic window contains:
- a CDS encoding glycosyltransferase family 2 protein; protein product: MKLYVQVPCLNEEETLPLVLESIPREIPGIDEVRVLVIDDGSTDRTTEVARSYGAEVLRHPRTMGLARSFRDGVDYALEHGADIVVNTDGDNQYPQERIPDLVWPVIAGQADVVIADRQTSTIAHFSPFKKAMQRFGSRVVNYAAGTDLPDAASGFRAYSRAALLRLNVVTQFSYCMETIIQAGNKRLAITSLQIVTNEKTRESRLFKNHWQHMYLSGRAIARSYLMYRPNVILGWIGVPMLVAGLVPFVRFLAYWFMGDGDGHIQSLVFGSAMLVGALLCFALLVIVDLQRTNRILLEETLERIKTLQYGAGRRDTRRDPLPSGGAADLLREAEDLAASETAVAS